The genome window GAGATGTGTAACCCCATGCAAGTTCTGCACGGTGGGACGGTGTCGGCTATGCTGGACGACTTAATTGGGGCAACCGTTTATTCACTGGGGCGTGAATACGCATATACGTCCATTAATTTGTCGGTTGATTTTTTGCACGCTGCCAGACTAGGCGAAACGGTTACCGCTACGGCGCGGATTGTGCGGGCGGGAAAAAACGTCATTCATGCCGAAGGCGTTCTGGTGGCGGAAGACGGGAAATTAGTTGCTAAAGCATCTTCTAACCTAGTGCAAACTTCGCTTAAGTTACCCTTTTGACGCTCCATGAGGAGGCGCATCGTAGCGTCGCAAACCAGCTGAAAAACAATAAAGGCTACCGTTCGTCATAACAGTAGCCTTTACACTATTAGCTATAAGCTTAAGACACCCAAACTGCGTTCAGTTGGCCGACCGAACGACAGTTTGGCTTGGCAAAGTTACTATATTGTTAATAGAAAGAAGTTGCTTTAAAGCAATTTCTTTCACGGTCTTAAGGGAGCTATGTATACAAATATGAATTTTCAGTAACCAAGGCAAATTGGTTCTTCATTTTTACGCCGCGCAGCCGGCTCAGCGTAAATTTAGAGATACCCAAATAGGAGGCAATGTATTTGTTTGGCGCTCGTTGACTAATGAGCGGATAATGGTGGCAAAAGAAGTGATACCGCTCAGGAGCGTTTTTAATCTTTAGCATTCGAATGCGTTGTTCCTGCCGCAAAAGCGAGTATTCAACCAAAAGGCGTCCCCAATAGTTTAAAGAAGGAAACTCCTGATAAAGATGCTGAAGATCCTCGTAACCAATGGATAAAAGAAGCGTGTCTTCCAACAGCCGGATGGTCTCAAAGGAGGGTAGGCGGTTTAAAAAGCTGGAGATAGAACAAACGAAGCTTTCATCGTCAAGCATCCAGGAAGTGACTTCGCTATCATCCTGCTGGTAGTAGGCCATCACCAAACCACTAACCACAAAATAAAGCTGGTTGGAGACTTCGCCTTCCTTGAGCAGGTAAGTGCCTTTGGGCAGTTTGGCTTCCTTTAGGCAGCTTATCAAAGCCTGCCGGAGGGGATCGCTCATGGAAGGTGCAGTCTTGAAATAGTTAAAAAAGCTCTCGTGAGATTTCATACAAAATAGTCGCCTGAGCAACTTATAGCTTAGATAGGTATTGGCTTGATTTCGACGCTATTATTAGAATTTTGTCACTTGAGGAAGCAATAATTATCAGTTTTTGTTTTGTTACTAAAGGCGTTTTCAGGAAGGTTAAATGATTAATATGCAGCTACTCCATGTTCTTTTATTACTAAGTTTTTTGCGACCAGTTCCAGCCGAAAAAAGCACCCTTACCATTACAATTGGAAACGTAAAAGCCCGGGGCGGTACAATTCGGGTAGCACTTTTCAAACAAGGACAGAAATTTCCGGACGGAGCTCCCTTGCAGGCTAAAGTAGTTGGGGACGATGCGAAAAAAGTAAGTTTATCGGTAGAGCCGGGCTGGTATGCCGTGGCCGTTTACCACGATCAGAACAACAATGGGCAACTGGACAAAAAGATATTCGGTATTCCAAAGGAACCGTATGGCTTCAGTAACAACATTCGCCCCGCTACGTCCGCTCCAAAATTTGATGAATGTAAGATCCAGGTACAGCAGAACGAAAAGGAAATTGCTATCAAATTACTCTAGTTTTATGGATTATTTATTGATTTATTAGGGCTTAGGTGTAAAAATAGGTCGTAATATAAAATTTGTTATTTAGGTATTAAAAATGTTTCGTATCTTTGTCCGGCAAATAACATATCCAGCTTATTTGCCATGAGTTTAGACTCCTCTAAGTTCCTCTACGAAGCACTTACCTACGACGACGTACTACTACTGCCCGCTTATTCTGACGTTCTTCCGCGCGATACGCAAACCAGCTCACAACTTACTCGTAACATCCGTTTAAACATTCCGCTGATTTCGGCGGCAATGGATACCGTAACGGAGTACGAATTAGCGATTGCGATGGCGCAGGAAGGGGGAATTGGCATGATTCACAAGAACATGAGCATTGAGGCCCAGGCCGAGCAGGTTCGGAAAGTCAAACGCTCCGAAAGCGGCATGATCCTCGATCCCATTACCTTGTCAGAAGGGGCATCACTGGGAGATGCGCATAAAATCATGCGTGATTTCAAAATTGGCGGGATTCCCGTCGTTGATGCATCCAACAGACTAGTCGGGATTTTAACCAATCGTGACCTGCGTTTTCAAACGGAGCTATCAAAGCCCGTTACCGATATCATGACCCGCGAAAAGCTTATTACTGCCCGTGAAGGAATTACCCTGGACGAAGCGGAAAGCATTTTGCAAGAATTTAAGATTGAAAAATTGCCGATTGTAGATGGCGAAAATCGTCTGGTCGGTTTAATTACGTACAAAGACATTCTGAAAAAGAAAAGCCATCCGAACGCTTGCAAAGACGAATTTGGTCGGCTGCGGGTTGGGGCTGCCGTTGGGGTCACCCCCGATCTGACGCGTCGGATTGAAGCACTCGTGAAGGCCGGAGTAGACGTAATCAGTGTTGATACGGCTCACGGGCATTCGCAAGGCGTAATCGATGCCGTAAAAGGCATTAAAGAGAAATTTCCGAAACTGGACGTAATCGCTGGAAACGTAGCAACGGGCGCTGGCGCGAAAGCCCTGGCCGACGCGGGTGCCGACGCCGTGAAAGTCGGTGTTGGACCAGGAAGTATCTGTACCACACGGATTATTGCCGGAATCGGGATGCCCCAATTAACCGCCGTTTACGAATCAGCGAAGGCACTGCAAGGTACGGGCGTTCCCGTAATTGCGGATGGCGGGATTCGTTTCTCGGGCGACATTACGAAAGCCATTGCGGGCGGTGCAGCCACCGTTATGATTGGATCGTTGCTAGCCGGAACCGAAGAAGCGCCGGGTGAAGTCGTTCTGTATGAAGGTCGTCGTTTCAAAACCTACCGGGGGATGGGATCGGTGGAAGCGATGGAAGAAGGTTCAAAAGACCGTTACTTCCAGGACGCAGAAGACGATATCAAAAAACTGGTTCCCGAAGGAATTGTAGGACGCGTGCCTTACAAAGGTCGGGTGTCGGAAATTACCTATCAGTTGGTGGGTGGTCTGAAAGCCGGAATGGGTTACTGCGGAGCGAAAGACATCGAGACACTGCAACAGGCTAAGTTTGTGAAAATCACCACCGCCGGTTCGCGCGAAAGCCACCCGCACGATATCCAGATTCAGAAAGAAGCGCCGAATTATTCAGCGCGTTGATAGTAGCTTGGAGAAACCGGATTTACTTTGTGGAAGTCCGGTTTCCTTCCAGATAATGCAGTGTACTGGTTAGCCGGTCCGTGAAGAGATTGAGTTCCCGAATGCCCATGCGATAGTGTTCGATTATGCATTCAACCGGGTCGTGTTTCATCTGGAAAAATAGCGAAGGCGTCACTAGAACCCGCACGTTATCTACTAAAATCAGACGCTCTGCGTGGTAATGCCCGCAAACGACTGTTACCTGCCCCGGCGCCGATTTCAGCAAAGTCATAAGCCGGTCCCGCTGCTGAAACGGATAGTTTATATCCATGTATTTAACATCAGCCAGTAAGGGAGGATGATGCATGAATACGAGTAAATTACCCTCTAAAGATTTTAGTTGCGTTTCCAGCCACTCCCACTGCGTTTCAGAGCAGTAGCCTCTGGCCGTATCCAAAAAAAGCGCGGTTTGCGTATCCAGTACGCGAGAAAAATAAAGCTCCTGACCGTGCAAATCAGCCCCAAGTCGAAATTCCTCCGCCAGCAAGACCGAATCGTCGTGATTGCCCGAAATGACGTAATAAGGCAAACCAAGCGCATCCAAATGCGGTAACACCCAGCGGTAAATTTCCCGGTCGCCTTGCTGGTAACAAACGTCGCCGCCAATAACGAGGCAATCGGGTTTCATTTCGGTAAGAAAATGCAAGGCATCCAGAAAGTTCTGCCGGATATCTACGCCCTGCGGATGCTGGTTTTCTGTACCAATATGAAGATCTGTGAGAAAAGCGATCCGCATTTATTAAAGCTTTTTGCTGTCTTTTTTAGGAAGTAACTTCGGGATCGCCACCCCATTTACCGAAATGATCTCTTTACTGTCAATGGCAGGGTCGAGGTCTACGGCTTTATAAGAAATGCTGATGCCACCTTTCGGTCTAACCAGGGCCACCAGGCGCTTGTTCTGGCCGCTACCAATTTCGTAAAATTCCCGGACAGTCGTGGTCACGTAGGCATAGCCTTCGTCGAGTTGGCCATCTTTCTGACCAATGCGCTTGATCGAGGTAAAAGCGTTTTTGTACCAACCCGACGACAGGCTTCCTTTGCCAAAACGCAGAATGTCACCCTCCTTCAGGACGAGGCCACGGGTCGTTGTGACGGGTCCCATGACACGCTTACCGCCGTTTTGTCCAAAACAGACGGTTGAAACAAGCAATAAGACAATGGCAGAGAACAACTTCATGGCTAAGTCCGTATACGGATGGTTAGATTAAAACGACTTTGGGGCGGCTATCTGACCCGCTAAAACAGCAATGCCTTCTTCAAAACTATGGGGTTCATAACCCAGTACTTGCCGGGGTTTGTCCAGGATAAATCCGGTACGCGGCGGGCGGCGCGCGGGTTGCGAAAACGTGGTCGAATCGGCCTGCGTGATCAGAGCTTTATCCAGTCCGAAATAATCCGCCGTCTTGATGGCCATCTCATACGGATTCAGAAAATCTTTACCGGAAATATTGAAAATTCCTTCAGCCTGCTGATCGGCGATCAGAAAACAACCCGTCGCCAGATCTTCCGCCAACGTAGGGGTGCGCCACTGATCGGTAACTACCTTAATCGTTTTGCCATCTTCCAGCGATTTTTTCACCCACAAAATGATGTTAGTGCGGCTCATGTCGTGCGCAATGCCATAAACAAGCACGGTGCGGGCAATGCCCCAGCGAATGCCCGAATGAATAACGACTTTTTCGGCGGCATATTTGCTCCAGCCGTAGAAACTGATCGGGTTGGCTTCGGCTTCTTCGTCATAGGGACCGGCAGCTCCATCAAAAATGAAATCCGTAGAGACATGCAACAGAAAGGCATCGTTCGCCTGGGCGGCTTCCACCAGATATTCCACCGCTTTGACATTCTGCGCCCAGCAGGCATCTTTTTCGCTTTCGCACTGGTCCACATTGGTCATGGCTGCCGTGTGGATAATGGCGTCGGGTTTAGTTTCGCCAATCACGGTCAACACCTGATCGCGATCCGTAATGTCCATCGCGCGGTATTCATACCCTTCTGCGTAAGGCAGTCGGTTTTCGCCACGTGCTGTAGCAATCAGGTTAATTTCAGGATAGGTTTGGGTAATCAGATCAACTAGTTTTTGACCCAATAAGCCGTTAGAACCCGTAATAAGAATGCGTTTTGCCATATAATCAGTAGGTATATCCGAACTGTTTTGTAATCTTTTTCTTCTTCATCCACTCACCCGATACTTTCATGCGAACGTCTTTCAGAGGCCGGTTTCCCGCCGGATTCTGGGGTTGCTTGGCAATGCTGTCTACCACGGCCAACCCATCAATTACTTCGCCAAAAACGGTGTAGTTACCGTCCAGGTGGGGGCTGCCGCCCAGCCTTTTATAAACCTGCTGTTGGGCTTCCGTAGGCTGGTGTCCGTTCAGGGTAGCGATGCGGGCCATCTGGGTTTTCAGGCTTTCATCGTCCCAGACCCGACCTTGGACAATGTAAAACTGGCAACCACTCGACGCTTTTTCTGGATTGTTGTCGCGGGCAGCGGCCAGGGCCCCTTTTTTGTGAAATAATTCCGGGACAAATTCCGCCGGCACCTTATACCCAACATCGCCAGAACCCAGCGGCTGACCGGGGTCCGCTTTTTTGGAATTTGGATCACCGCCCTGAATCATGAATTTTTCGATCACCCGGTGAAAGAGCAAATCATCGTAAAAATTTTTCTTCACCAGCTTGATGAAATTATCGCGGTGCAAGGGCGTCTGATTATAAAGAATGAGCCGCATGGTTCCGTAATCCGTAGTCAGCGTAACCAGATAGTCTTTTTTCTTTGGAGGCTTGGCCGCCCACGTTGGGAAAGTTAATAAAAGAGCCGTTAATAGTAATAAATGGCGCATGAAGAGTGGCTTCGTCATTAGGTCTACAATATGGATTGAGAAATTGAAGTCCGCAAAAATGTAAGGTTGATCTTATAAATTTTCCCGTACGCTCCGCAAAATCTCATCGCCTCCCTGCGCCAGAATGTGCTCGGCCAGACTATGCCCCAACTGCTCGGCTTCGGCAGAAACACCCGAAAAAGTTTCGCGCAGAATCTCGGTGCCGTCCAGACTAACAATTCCCCCCGTCAGGCTTACCTGATCATCGGCGAAAGTCGCCAAACCAAAAACCGGAATGCTGCACCCACCTTCCAAACGACGCAAAAAGGCCCGTTCTGCTTTCAGGCAAACTTCGGTGGTTTCGTGGTTGGTCAGGCGGCGAATCAAAGCCAGTTTCTCCGGCTCGAGCGAAGTCGCGGCCTCAATGGCAATGCTACCCTGGCCAACCGCTGGGGTGAAGTCGCTGGTTGGTAAATATTCAGCTATCAAATCGTCGTATTCCATCCGATGAACGCCCGCAAAGGCCAGCAGCAAAGCGTCGCATTGCCCTTCTTCAAGTTTGCGGAGCCGCGTTTGCAGGTTACCCCGCATGTCAACGGTTTTGATGTGCGGACAAAAATGCTTCAACATTGCTACCCGCCGGGTCGATGAAGTGCCCACCACAAAGCTTTTGCCGCTCGTCAGCGACAGACTTTTGTCGTGGCTAACCAGCACATCGTTGACTCGCTCGCGTTCAGTAAAGGCAATAATAGTCAGGTCTTCAGGTAGTGACGATTGCAGGTCTTTCGCGCTATGAACCGCAATATCAATGGTTCCGTCGCGCAGTTGATCTTCCAGCTCCTGCGTAAAAACGCCTTTACTACCAATCTTTGCCAACGAACGGTCCAGCACTTTGTCGCCTTTGGTTTCAATCAAAACCAGTTCTGAATCGACACCGCCCTGTTTCAAAACTTCCTGAATATGATAGGCTTGCCACAAAGCAAGCCGACTGCTGCGAGTACCTATTTTTATGTTCATTATGCTCACTAAACACCTACTGTATCGTTTTCATCAGCAGGAATTTTTTCCTCAATGAATTGAATAATTTGACTGGCAATGTCGATGCCGGTCGTTTTCTCAATGCCTTCCAAACCCGGCGATGAATTCACCTCCAGAACCAGCGGCCCCCGGTTCGATTGGAGCATGTCGACGCCCGCAACGCGCAAGCCTAGCGCCTTGGCCGCATTGATGGCCGTTTCTTCTTCTTCCGGCGAGAGCGTCATCTGCGTACCATTACCGCCCAAATGCAGATTCGAGCGAAATTCGCCTTCTTTGCCCTGGCGTTTCATCGCCCCAACAACGCGTCCGCCCACCACAAAGGCACGTATATCAGCTCCTTTGGCTTCGGCAATGTATTCCTGAATCAAAACGTTGGCTTTCAGCCCATAAAGCGTTTCAATGGTCGATCTAGCCGTTTTTCCGGTTTCGGCCAGCACCACACCGATGCCTTGCGTTCCTTCCAGCAATTTAATGACAACGGGCGGACCACCTACCAGCGCCAGCAATTGGTCGAGGTCTTTAGGTTGCTTGGCAAACACGGTCTTGGGTAAGCCAACACCCGCTTTGGAAAGCACCTGCAAACTTCGCAATTTATTTCGGGACCGCGAGATAGCTTGTGATTTGGCGGTCGTAAAAACTTTCATCATTTCAAATTGCCGCACCACCGCGCATCCATAATCCGTAACGGAAGCGCCGATTCGGGGAATGATGGCGTCGATTTGCTCGAGCGGTTTGTTGCGGTATATGATGGATGGCTTGCCGCCTTCAATCATAACCTGGCAGCGCAGGTGGTCAATCACCGTCGCTTCGTGCTTGCGTTGCTCGATAGCCTCCACCAACCGGCGGGTCGAATACAGATCCGGATTGGTAGACAAGATTGCAATATGCATATAAAAAGGTCGTAAAAAGTCAGTGATTTTGTGTTGCCGTTGATTTTGCCTGTAGTCCAAACAGTGGGAGGGCAGTTTGTGAGTCGGTTACGGAGTTTGTTTTTTTGCCCGGAAGGAAACGTCTTTCAAGGATACATCAACAATAAACTTATTGCGTATTAGCTTTCGACCGAGCAAAACCGGAAAGCGCATGCTGCCCCGGTTCGCGAGCGAAAACTCTGCCACAATGATTTTCCCCATCAAACGCACCCTCGTTCGAATCACAAATCGTTTCTCCGATTGACCAAATGAATTTTTGATGGTTTTATACTGAAACTGTTCGGTGGTAATTTGCAACTGGTCGCCGCTCTGCCCACTGGCAATGGTGAACTGAAGCTGGCGCGTATCATTATGAGATATCAACTGAACATCGATACAGTGCAGAGCTGAGGTATAAGCGCCGGTATCGATCTTCGCCTCGACATCCTGAAGGCCAAAGTCCGGAAAATCAATGCGGTCGGAATAACCGATTAGTTGCTTGGGCCGGGATGTGGATACTTTTTTCACAACGCGCTTTATTTTCCCTGCCGCATCAGGCGACTGAATGTTAGTGATACATCAAGGAGAACCATTTTCGCCCGGGCGTTTCGCTCAATGTGAAACGAGGCTTCGTTCAGATCGCTAATCATCTGCTCTAGGTAAGTCGGCTCCAACACTTTACTGAAGTTTTCAACAAACGTACGTTCTTCGGTTGGCAGACGCAAGAGGGAATTGGCACCGTGTTTCCACAACAGCAAATCACGGCACATGCTGAGGCTGTAATCCAGTAGCCCACGTTGCTTTTCTTTTCCTAGCGCGTCGAACGCATCCGCCTGTTTAACCAGCGTAATTAAATCTTGTTTATAACAAGTTCGCATCCAGTCCGCAAACCAGGTGTGCCGGTCTGCCACGCCTTCGGGCGAATTTCCCTCCGGACTTTCTCCGGCCAGCCGGATTGCTTCTGAAAGATTTCCATCGGCCAGATAGGCGATTTGCCGCGCCTGTTTTTCGGCCAGATTCAGGTGTTGCCGCAAGTGCATACTCACTTCCTCATCGGTGAAAGCCCGCACGGCCACGCGCTGGGTCCGCGACAGAATGGTAATCAGCAATTTGGCCGACTGATTGGTAACCAGCAAAAACAAGGTTTTGGCAGGCGGTTCTTCCAGGACTTTCAGCAGGGCGTTTGCTGTTGCTATGTGCATGTTTTCCACGCACCAGACCAGCACAATTTTATATTCTCCTTCGTAGGACTTCAGTGCCAGTTTACCCAGCAATTCGCGGGCTTCCTCTACGGGAATGTTGCCTTGTTTAATGCTAATGGCAGCGAGCCATTCTTCCAGCGTGCGGTAAGGATGTTCGGCCACAAATTTGCGCCAATCGGCGAGATAATGCTCACTGATGGTCTTGCTGCCCGCTACCGGAAACACAATGTTCAGGTCCGGGTGGGCCAGCTTACTCATTTTGGCGCAGGATGGA of Tellurirhabdus bombi contains these proteins:
- a CDS encoding PaaI family thioesterase — encoded protein: MNSPEINSRLQFFQSMIGQDMRQSISPLGRWLNGVLRVAEQGSLTADYVVREEMCNPMQVLHGGTVSAMLDDLIGATVYSLGREYAYTSINLSVDFLHAARLGETVTATARIVRAGKNVIHAEGVLVAEDGKLVAKASSNLVQTSLKLPF
- a CDS encoding Crp/Fnr family transcriptional regulator; amino-acid sequence: MSDPLRQALISCLKEAKLPKGTYLLKEGEVSNQLYFVVSGLVMAYYQQDDSEVTSWMLDDESFVCSISSFLNRLPSFETIRLLEDTLLLSIGYEDLQHLYQEFPSLNYWGRLLVEYSLLRQEQRIRMLKIKNAPERYHFFCHHYPLISQRAPNKYIASYLGISKFTLSRLRGVKMKNQFALVTENSYLYT
- a CDS encoding DUF2141 domain-containing protein; translated protein: MRPVPAEKSTLTITIGNVKARGGTIRVALFKQGQKFPDGAPLQAKVVGDDAKKVSLSVEPGWYAVAVYHDQNNNGQLDKKIFGIPKEPYGFSNNIRPATSAPKFDECKIQVQQNEKEIAIKLL
- the guaB gene encoding IMP dehydrogenase, with protein sequence MSLDSSKFLYEALTYDDVLLLPAYSDVLPRDTQTSSQLTRNIRLNIPLISAAMDTVTEYELAIAMAQEGGIGMIHKNMSIEAQAEQVRKVKRSESGMILDPITLSEGASLGDAHKIMRDFKIGGIPVVDASNRLVGILTNRDLRFQTELSKPVTDIMTREKLITAREGITLDEAESILQEFKIEKLPIVDGENRLVGLITYKDILKKKSHPNACKDEFGRLRVGAAVGVTPDLTRRIEALVKAGVDVISVDTAHGHSQGVIDAVKGIKEKFPKLDVIAGNVATGAGAKALADAGADAVKVGVGPGSICTTRIIAGIGMPQLTAVYESAKALQGTGVPVIADGGIRFSGDITKAIAGGAATVMIGSLLAGTEEAPGEVVLYEGRRFKTYRGMGSVEAMEEGSKDRYFQDAEDDIKKLVPEGIVGRVPYKGRVSEITYQLVGGLKAGMGYCGAKDIETLQQAKFVKITTAGSRESHPHDIQIQKEAPNYSAR
- a CDS encoding metallophosphoesterase family protein; the protein is MRIAFLTDLHIGTENQHPQGVDIRQNFLDALHFLTEMKPDCLVIGGDVCYQQGDREIYRWVLPHLDALGLPYYVISGNHDDSVLLAEEFRLGADLHGQELYFSRVLDTQTALFLDTARGYCSETQWEWLETQLKSLEGNLLVFMHHPPLLADVKYMDINYPFQQRDRLMTLLKSAPGQVTVVCGHYHAERLILVDNVRVLVTPSLFFQMKHDPVECIIEHYRMGIRELNLFTDRLTSTLHYLEGNRTSTK
- a CDS encoding SDR family oxidoreductase; this translates as MAKRILITGSNGLLGQKLVDLITQTYPEINLIATARGENRLPYAEGYEYRAMDITDRDQVLTVIGETKPDAIIHTAAMTNVDQCESEKDACWAQNVKAVEYLVEAAQANDAFLLHVSTDFIFDGAAGPYDEEAEANPISFYGWSKYAAEKVVIHSGIRWGIARTVLVYGIAHDMSRTNIILWVKKSLEDGKTIKVVTDQWRTPTLAEDLATGCFLIADQQAEGIFNISGKDFLNPYEMAIKTADYFGLDKALITQADSTTFSQPARRPPRTGFILDKPRQVLGYEPHSFEEGIAVLAGQIAAPKSF
- a CDS encoding peptidylprolyl isomerase, encoding MRHLLLLTALLLTFPTWAAKPPKKKDYLVTLTTDYGTMRLILYNQTPLHRDNFIKLVKKNFYDDLLFHRVIEKFMIQGGDPNSKKADPGQPLGSGDVGYKVPAEFVPELFHKKGALAAARDNNPEKASSGCQFYIVQGRVWDDESLKTQMARIATLNGHQPTEAQQQVYKRLGGSPHLDGNYTVFGEVIDGLAVVDSIAKQPQNPAGNRPLKDVRMKVSGEWMKKKKITKQFGYTY
- the hemC gene encoding hydroxymethylbilane synthase — protein: MNIKIGTRSSRLALWQAYHIQEVLKQGGVDSELVLIETKGDKVLDRSLAKIGSKGVFTQELEDQLRDGTIDIAVHSAKDLQSSLPEDLTIIAFTERERVNDVLVSHDKSLSLTSGKSFVVGTSSTRRVAMLKHFCPHIKTVDMRGNLQTRLRKLEEGQCDALLLAFAGVHRMEYDDLIAEYLPTSDFTPAVGQGSIAIEAATSLEPEKLALIRRLTNHETTEVCLKAERAFLRRLEGGCSIPVFGLATFADDQVSLTGGIVSLDGTEILRETFSGVSAEAEQLGHSLAEHILAQGGDEILRSVRENL
- the rimK gene encoding 30S ribosomal protein S6--L-glutamate ligase — its product is MHIAILSTNPDLYSTRRLVEAIEQRKHEATVIDHLRCQVMIEGGKPSIIYRNKPLEQIDAIIPRIGASVTDYGCAVVRQFEMMKVFTTAKSQAISRSRNKLRSLQVLSKAGVGLPKTVFAKQPKDLDQLLALVGGPPVVIKLLEGTQGIGVVLAETGKTARSTIETLYGLKANVLIQEYIAEAKGADIRAFVVGGRVVGAMKRQGKEGEFRSNLHLGGNGTQMTLSPEEEETAINAAKALGLRVAGVDMLQSNRGPLVLEVNSSPGLEGIEKTTGIDIASQIIQFIEEKIPADENDTVGV
- a CDS encoding ATP-dependent zinc protease family protein; the protein is MKKVSTSRPKQLIGYSDRIDFPDFGLQDVEAKIDTGAYTSALHCIDVQLISHNDTRQLQFTIASGQSGDQLQITTEQFQYKTIKNSFGQSEKRFVIRTRVRLMGKIIVAEFSLANRGSMRFPVLLGRKLIRNKFIVDVSLKDVSFRAKKQTP
- a CDS encoding DNA polymerase III subunit; this translates as MLFNEIIGHEDTKQTLIRSVQTNHVAHAQLFDGPPGSANLALALAFATYINCENKGENDACGRCPSCAKMSKLAHPDLNIVFPVAGSKTISEHYLADWRKFVAEHPYRTLEEWLAAISIKQGNIPVEEARELLGKLALKSYEGEYKIVLVWCVENMHIATANALLKVLEEPPAKTLFLLVTNQSAKLLITILSRTQRVAVRAFTDEEVSMHLRQHLNLAEKQARQIAYLADGNLSEAIRLAGESPEGNSPEGVADRHTWFADWMRTCYKQDLITLVKQADAFDALGKEKQRGLLDYSLSMCRDLLLWKHGANSLLRLPTEERTFVENFSKVLEPTYLEQMISDLNEASFHIERNARAKMVLLDVSLTFSRLMRQGK